One Deltaproteobacteria bacterium DNA segment encodes these proteins:
- a CDS encoding ABC transporter ATP-binding protein encodes MSEWALELRGIDKRYGAVVANRGVTLAVRAGTVHAVVGENGAGKTTAMRIAYGLERADGGELAIRGRPVDIRRHSPAGAIARGLGMVHQHFMLVGPMTVAENVALGREPRRGPWLDRRAAERHVADLARRYGLRVDPTARVDQLSVGEQQRVEILKVLSRGCDVVILDEPTAVLAPPEVDELFAVVRGLVAAGATVVIITHKLDEVVDLADRVTVMRRGEVVAELEGALDPDAIARAMVGRPVTLAVPRAAARPGDVALDVRDLYVAGRGADAVHGVTLQVRAGEIVAIAGVVGNGQTELVEAIAGLRPVRAGSVAIAGVDVTRAPVRARHAAGLAHVPEDRHARGLVLALPVADNAILGRERECAGRFGLDRGRQRAIARGIIDRFDVRPPRVDVPAAALSGGNQQKLVVGRELTRSGLRVLLIAQPTRGVDIGASELLYREIAAARDAGAGVLLASADLAEVRALADRAVVMVRGRIAASVDAEQLAADDAVDRLGRAMTGAAP; translated from the coding sequence ATGAGCGAGTGGGCGCTCGAGCTGCGCGGCATCGACAAGCGCTATGGAGCGGTCGTCGCCAACCGCGGCGTGACGCTGGCGGTGCGCGCGGGCACCGTCCACGCGGTCGTCGGCGAAAACGGCGCGGGCAAGACGACCGCCATGCGCATCGCTTACGGGCTCGAGCGGGCGGACGGCGGCGAACTCGCGATTCGCGGCCGGCCGGTGGACATCCGCCGCCACTCGCCCGCCGGGGCGATCGCGCGCGGGCTCGGGATGGTGCACCAGCACTTCATGCTGGTCGGGCCGATGACGGTGGCGGAGAACGTGGCGCTGGGGCGCGAGCCGCGCCGTGGCCCGTGGCTCGATCGGCGCGCGGCCGAGCGCCACGTCGCCGACCTCGCGCGCCGGTACGGGTTGCGCGTCGATCCGACCGCGCGCGTCGACCAGCTGTCGGTCGGCGAGCAGCAGCGCGTCGAGATCCTCAAGGTGTTGTCGCGCGGCTGCGACGTGGTGATCCTCGACGAACCGACGGCGGTCCTCGCCCCTCCCGAGGTCGACGAGCTGTTCGCGGTCGTGCGCGGGCTCGTCGCCGCGGGGGCCACGGTGGTGATCATCACGCACAAGCTCGACGAGGTGGTGGACCTCGCCGACCGCGTAACGGTGATGCGTCGCGGCGAGGTCGTCGCGGAACTGGAAGGCGCGCTCGACCCGGACGCGATCGCGCGCGCGATGGTCGGCCGCCCGGTGACGCTCGCGGTGCCGCGCGCCGCCGCGCGGCCGGGCGACGTCGCGCTCGACGTGCGCGACCTGTACGTGGCCGGCCGCGGAGCGGACGCGGTGCACGGGGTGACGCTGCAGGTGCGGGCGGGCGAGATCGTCGCGATCGCCGGCGTCGTCGGCAACGGCCAGACGGAGCTGGTCGAGGCGATCGCGGGCCTGCGGCCCGTTCGGGCCGGCAGCGTGGCGATCGCGGGCGTCGACGTGACCCGCGCGCCGGTGCGCGCGCGCCACGCGGCCGGGCTGGCGCACGTGCCCGAAGACCGGCACGCGCGCGGCCTGGTTCTCGCGCTGCCGGTCGCGGACAACGCCATCTTGGGCCGGGAGCGGGAGTGCGCCGGCCGGTTCGGCCTCGATCGCGGAAGGCAGCGCGCCATCGCGCGCGGCATCATCGACCGCTTCGACGTGCGGCCGCCGCGCGTCGACGTGCCCGCGGCGGCGCTGTCCGGCGGCAATCAGCAGAAGCTCGTCGTCGGGCGCGAACTCACGCGTTCGGGCCTGCGCGTGCTGTTGATCGCGCAACCGACTCGCGGCGTCGACATCGGCGCGAGCGAACTGCTGTACCGGGAGATCGCGGCCGCGCGCGACGCCGGCGCCGGCGTGCTGCTCGCGTCGGCCGACCTCGCCGAGGTGCGCGCGCTCGCCGACCGCGCCGTCGTGATGGTGCGCGGGCGGATCGCGGCGTCGGTCGACGCCGAGCAACTTGCCGCGGACGACGCGGTCGACCGCCTCGGCCGCGCGATGACGGGGGCCGCGCCGTGA
- a CDS encoding ABC transporter permease, with translation MAAGSALILAFGQSPARVYAAMWTRTWGDAYGVGQVVFKATPLVFTGLAVALPYRVGLFNIGAEGQMIAGGLATAVAGAALPAATPWFVAIPAAIAAGAAAGAAVGALPGWLRARFGAHEVIDTIMLNFIVAAVALWLGGRWLFVPETTHTAPVAAGARLPVLGLRGSAANASAALAIALAAGAWYWLARTRGGLAWRAVGANPLAAEAAGVRLGRVYVAAMAAGGAVAGAVGAHFVLGYKGYFEEGLGRGAGFMGIAVALLGRAHPAGVVVAALLFGTLAHAGFEINALVPRELVDVLQAAIILAVAAAAGRGGRR, from the coding sequence ATGGCGGCCGGTAGCGCGCTGATCCTCGCCTTCGGCCAGTCGCCGGCGCGGGTGTACGCCGCGATGTGGACGCGCACGTGGGGGGATGCGTACGGCGTCGGCCAGGTGGTGTTCAAGGCGACGCCGCTGGTGTTCACGGGCCTCGCGGTCGCGCTGCCGTATCGGGTGGGCCTGTTCAACATCGGCGCCGAGGGGCAGATGATCGCGGGCGGCCTCGCCACCGCGGTCGCGGGCGCGGCGCTGCCGGCCGCGACGCCGTGGTTCGTCGCGATCCCGGCGGCGATCGCGGCGGGGGCGGCGGCCGGCGCCGCGGTCGGCGCGCTGCCGGGATGGCTGCGCGCGCGGTTCGGCGCGCACGAGGTCATCGACACGATCATGCTCAACTTCATCGTCGCCGCGGTTGCGCTGTGGCTCGGCGGGCGATGGCTGTTCGTCCCCGAGACGACGCACACCGCGCCGGTCGCCGCCGGCGCGCGGCTGCCCGTGCTCGGCCTGCGCGGCAGCGCCGCCAACGCCAGCGCCGCGCTCGCGATCGCGCTCGCCGCCGGCGCGTGGTACTGGCTGGCGCGCACGCGCGGCGGCCTCGCGTGGCGGGCGGTCGGCGCGAATCCGCTGGCGGCGGAGGCGGCCGGCGTGCGGCTGGGCCGCGTGTACGTGGCCGCGATGGCGGCCGGCGGCGCGGTCGCGGGCGCCGTCGGCGCGCACTTCGTGCTCGGCTACAAGGGCTACTTCGAGGAGGGACTCGGCCGCGGCGCCGGGTTCATGGGGATCGCGGTGGCGCTGCTCGGCCGCGCGCACCCGGCGGGCGTGGTGGTGGCGGCGCTGCTGTTCGGCACCCTCGCGCACGCCGGATTCGAGATCAACGCGCTGGTGCCCAGGGAACTGGTCGACGTGCTGCAGGCGGCGATCATTCTCGCGGTCGCGGCGGCAGCCGGACGGGGAGGCCGGCGGTGA
- a CDS encoding lactoylglutathione lyase, which produces MRYLHTMIRVYDLDAALDFFCDKLGLVETRRSDHPAGRFTLVFLATEPGAPEIELTYNWDQTEPYSVGRNFGHIAYAVDDIYEVCQRLVDKGVTILRPPRDGRMAFVRSPDQISIELLQRGEPLPPREPWASMPNTGQW; this is translated from the coding sequence CTGCGCTACCTGCACACGATGATCCGCGTGTACGACCTCGACGCGGCGCTCGACTTCTTCTGCGACAAGCTCGGCCTCGTCGAGACCCGCCGCAGCGACCACCCGGCGGGCCGGTTCACGCTCGTGTTCCTCGCGACCGAGCCGGGCGCGCCCGAGATCGAACTCACCTACAACTGGGACCAGACCGAGCCGTACTCCGTCGGCCGCAACTTCGGGCACATCGCATACGCCGTCGACGACATCTACGAGGTCTGCCAGCGGCTGGTCGACAAGGGCGTGACGATCCTGCGGCCGCCGCGCGACGGCCGCATGGCGTTCGTCCGCTCGCCCGATCAGATCTCGATCGAGCTGTTGCAGCGCGGCGAGCCGCTGCCGCCGCGCGAGCCGTGGGCGTCGATGCCGAACACCGGCCAGTGGTGA
- a CDS encoding ABC transporter permease — protein MLSVAFVVQALRVAVPYALAAVGGALSERAGVVDLALEGKLLAGAFCAAAVAYATGSAAAGALAGAAGGAVLAALYGAVAIRLRADQIVAGVAVNLLAAGVTRVLLKRLFGSASSTPAVPALAANVVVEPLFWLACAAVAVAHVAVAHTPFGLRLRAAGEHPDAARSAGVSVDRVRWAAVLASGTAAGFGGAWLALSNAGFVADMSGGRGYVALAAVIMGRWRPAAAALACVAFAVAEAMQLQLQAAGVGLPSELVQTLPYALTIVALAGFIGRSRAPAALGRE, from the coding sequence CTGCTGTCGGTCGCGTTCGTCGTCCAGGCGTTGCGCGTCGCCGTGCCCTACGCGCTCGCGGCGGTCGGCGGCGCCTTGTCCGAGCGCGCAGGCGTCGTCGACCTCGCGCTCGAGGGCAAGCTGCTGGCGGGCGCGTTCTGTGCGGCGGCCGTCGCGTATGCGACGGGCAGCGCGGCGGCGGGCGCGCTGGCGGGCGCGGCCGGCGGCGCGGTGCTGGCCGCGCTGTACGGGGCCGTCGCGATCCGGCTGCGCGCGGATCAGATTGTCGCCGGCGTGGCCGTGAACCTGCTGGCCGCCGGCGTCACGCGCGTGCTGCTCAAGCGACTGTTCGGCTCGGCGTCGTCGACGCCCGCCGTGCCGGCGCTCGCCGCCAACGTGGTCGTGGAGCCGTTGTTCTGGCTGGCGTGCGCGGCGGTGGCCGTCGCGCACGTCGCGGTGGCGCACACGCCGTTCGGCCTGCGGCTGCGCGCGGCGGGCGAGCACCCGGACGCGGCGCGATCCGCCGGCGTGTCGGTCGACCGGGTGCGGTGGGCCGCGGTGCTCGCGTCGGGAACCGCGGCCGGCTTCGGCGGCGCGTGGCTGGCGCTGTCGAACGCCGGCTTCGTGGCGGACATGTCCGGCGGTCGCGGCTACGTGGCGCTCGCGGCGGTGATCATGGGCCGATGGCGGCCGGCCGCCGCGGCGCTCGCCTGCGTCGCGTTCGCCGTCGCCGAGGCGATGCAGCTACAACTTCAGGCGGCGGGCGTCGGCCTGCCGTCGGAGCTGGTGCAGACGTTGCCGTACGCGCTCACCATCGTCGCGCTCGCCGGGTTCATCGGCCGGTCGCGCGCACCGGCGGCGCTCGGCCGCGAGTGA
- a CDS encoding adenylate/guanylate cyclase domain-containing protein gives MLTPATGVDVLSRRRRPAAPFAPSRTGRRPRPTTARERRAMAWAYARAAGRSDEMVTAVLLAITVVVAAAVVALAPHLGGRLVARELVLCAAAAAYFGLTWGALRTGAGRRATALRWLGATVEPAIVTVALWIVAHTNGAAWAAAAPAWALYAVVMAANVLRMDPRLCVYGGAVAVLGHLAVYFGAVAPGLTAADVARVPPLGAWGAWAGALWLSLVAAALAVATERMRRLAITGGSEVWRRQRLEAELSRFVSPDVAQAILRGDAVAGAAERREVTVLFCDLRDFTGLCERWAPEDVVALLNEFYEEACRLIRNHGGTVNKFLGDGLLALFGAPDEHPNHAQAAAEAAHEIVYAVDSLRERGGVWAHLDVGIGLDSGHVVCGAVGAQSRLEYTAIGSVVNRAARLQGLSKRANRRIVLSRDCVDRLGPRANVVALGEVPLKGFDDPVAVYAFRYS, from the coding sequence GTGCTGACTCCCGCGACCGGCGTCGACGTGCTCAGCCGCCGGCGGCGGCCTGCCGCCCCGTTCGCGCCCAGCCGTACGGGGCGGCGGCCGCGTCCGACGACCGCCCGCGAGCGGCGCGCGATGGCGTGGGCCTACGCGCGCGCGGCCGGCCGGTCCGACGAGATGGTGACCGCCGTGCTGCTGGCGATCACGGTGGTCGTCGCCGCCGCGGTCGTCGCGCTCGCGCCGCACCTCGGCGGCCGGCTCGTGGCGCGCGAGCTGGTGCTGTGCGCGGCGGCCGCCGCGTACTTCGGCCTCACGTGGGGCGCGCTGCGGACCGGGGCTGGCAGGCGCGCCACGGCGCTGCGGTGGCTGGGCGCGACGGTCGAGCCGGCCATCGTGACGGTCGCGCTGTGGATCGTCGCGCACACCAACGGGGCGGCGTGGGCCGCGGCGGCACCGGCGTGGGCGCTGTACGCGGTCGTGATGGCCGCCAACGTGTTGCGGATGGACCCGCGGCTGTGCGTATACGGCGGCGCGGTCGCGGTGCTCGGGCACCTCGCCGTGTACTTCGGCGCCGTCGCCCCGGGCCTGACCGCGGCCGACGTCGCGCGGGTCCCGCCGCTGGGCGCGTGGGGGGCGTGGGCCGGGGCGCTGTGGCTGTCGCTCGTCGCGGCCGCCCTCGCGGTGGCGACCGAGCGGATGCGCCGGCTCGCGATCACGGGCGGCTCCGAGGTATGGCGCCGCCAGCGGCTCGAGGCGGAGCTGAGCCGGTTCGTGTCGCCCGACGTCGCCCAGGCGATCCTGCGCGGCGATGCGGTCGCGGGCGCCGCCGAGCGGCGCGAGGTGACCGTGCTGTTTTGCGACCTGCGCGACTTCACCGGGCTGTGCGAGCGGTGGGCGCCGGAGGACGTGGTTGCGCTGCTCAACGAGTTTTACGAGGAGGCCTGCCGCCTCATCCGCAACCACGGTGGTACCGTCAACAAGTTTCTCGGCGACGGGCTGCTGGCGCTGTTCGGCGCCCCGGACGAGCACCCGAATCACGCGCAGGCCGCCGCCGAGGCGGCCCACGAGATCGTCTACGCGGTGGACAGCCTGCGCGAGCGCGGCGGCGTGTGGGCGCACCTGGACGTCGGCATCGGGCTCGACTCGGGCCACGTCGTGTGCGGCGCGGTCGGCGCGCAGAGCCGGCTCGAGTACACGGCGATCGGCTCGGTCGTCAACCGGGCGGCGCGCCTGCAGGGGCTGTCCAAGCGCGCCAACCGGCGCATCGTGTTGTCGCGCGACTGCGTCGACCGCCTCGGTCCGCGCGCGAACGTCGTCGCGCTCGGGGAGGTGCCGCTCAAGGGGTTCGACGACCCGGTCGCGGTCTACGCGTTCCGCTACAGCTGA
- a CDS encoding alanine:cation symporter family protein: protein MVTPLESVLFYDIAFWTDDYALPITVVWLVLGALFFTVRMGFVQFRMFGHAIEVTRGKFDNPEDTGEVTHFQALTAALSATVGLGNIAGVAIAVSVGGPGATFWMIAAGLLGMASKFVECTLGQKYREVRPDGRIMGGAMFYLSKGLGEVGFAGLGKVLAVAFAIMCIGGSLAGGNAFQVSQSLGAISETVPFFRDYDWVYGLIMTVLVGVVIIGGIRRIAHTAEKIVPAMCGIYVVAALAILFMNLGHVPAAFAEIVRGAFTPEATYGGFLGVLITGFKRAAFSNEAGIGSAAIAHSAAKTEYPVREGIVALLEPFIDTVVICTMTALVVVITGAYNNPEYASLVAGNHGAALTSRAMGEELAFFPWVLSIAVVLFAYSTMISWSYYGERCWAWLVGDSYSMVYRIVFCAFVFLGSVLKATNVLAFGDLMILGMAFPNIFGILFLAGKVAADKDDYIRKLKAGEMTAYK, encoded by the coding sequence GTGGTCACCCCCCTCGAGTCGGTGCTGTTTTACGACATCGCGTTCTGGACCGACGACTACGCGCTGCCGATCACCGTCGTGTGGCTCGTCCTCGGCGCGCTGTTCTTCACGGTCCGGATGGGGTTCGTGCAGTTCCGCATGTTCGGGCACGCGATCGAGGTCACGCGCGGCAAGTTCGACAACCCGGAGGACACCGGAGAGGTCACGCACTTTCAGGCGCTCACGGCGGCGCTGTCGGCCACGGTCGGGCTCGGCAACATCGCCGGCGTCGCGATCGCCGTGTCGGTCGGCGGCCCCGGCGCCACGTTCTGGATGATCGCGGCGGGCCTGCTGGGCATGGCGTCGAAGTTCGTCGAGTGCACGCTCGGCCAGAAGTACCGCGAGGTGCGGCCGGACGGCCGCATCATGGGCGGGGCCATGTTCTACCTGTCCAAGGGGCTGGGCGAGGTCGGGTTCGCCGGGCTGGGCAAGGTGCTCGCGGTCGCGTTCGCGATCATGTGCATCGGCGGCTCGCTCGCCGGCGGCAATGCGTTCCAGGTGAGCCAGTCGCTGGGCGCGATCAGCGAGACGGTGCCGTTTTTCCGCGACTACGACTGGGTGTACGGCCTGATCATGACCGTGCTGGTCGGGGTCGTCATCATCGGCGGCATCCGGCGCATCGCGCATACCGCGGAGAAGATCGTGCCGGCCATGTGCGGAATCTACGTCGTCGCGGCGCTCGCGATCCTCTTCATGAACCTCGGCCACGTGCCGGCCGCGTTCGCCGAGATCGTACGCGGCGCGTTCACGCCGGAAGCGACCTACGGTGGGTTCCTCGGCGTGCTGATCACCGGGTTCAAGCGGGCGGCATTCTCGAACGAGGCGGGGATCGGCTCGGCCGCGATCGCTCACTCGGCGGCCAAGACCGAGTACCCGGTGCGCGAGGGCATCGTCGCGCTGCTCGAGCCGTTCATCGACACCGTGGTCATCTGCACGATGACGGCGCTGGTCGTCGTGATCACCGGCGCCTACAACAACCCGGAGTACGCGAGCCTCGTCGCCGGCAATCACGGCGCGGCGCTCACGTCGCGCGCGATGGGCGAAGAACTGGCGTTCTTTCCGTGGGTGCTGAGCATCGCGGTGGTGCTGTTCGCCTACTCGACGATGATCTCGTGGTCGTACTACGGCGAGCGCTGCTGGGCGTGGTTGGTCGGCGACAGCTACTCGATGGTCTACCGCATCGTGTTCTGCGCGTTCGTGTTCCTCGGGTCGGTCCTCAAGGCGACGAACGTGCTGGCGTTCGGCGACCTGATGATCCTCGGCATGGCGTTCCCGAACATCTTCGGCATCCTGTTTTTGGCCGGCAAGGTGGCCGCCGACAAGGACGACTACATCCGCAAGCTGAAGGCCGGCGAGATGACGGCCTACAAGTGA
- a CDS encoding BMP family ABC transporter substrate-binding protein, protein MAGFRDERRRRAAVVAALVAVNAALLAAGAGRGGGDRTAARVRVGLVFDVGGLGDRSFNDAAYRGLVRAARELGVHVQTIEPGDGSDRESALRQFASQGYDLVIGVGFIFTDDIRRLAGEFPAVRFACVDYAIAPGDPPPPPNLLALRFREHEGAFVVGAIAGLETRTRVVGFVGGMNIPLIRKFEAGYTAGVRHVCPDCRVLSAYAGTDPKAFADPVKGRELADAQYQRGADIVFHASGKTGAGVFQAARERGRFAIGVDSDQFHEAPCCVLTSMVKKVDVAVYRAVDDVVRGRFRGGVRELGLGDDGVGFVYDDNNRDRISPATIERVRQIEADIRAGRLEVPHR, encoded by the coding sequence ATAGCCGGGTTCCGCGACGAGCGCCGCCGCCGCGCGGCCGTGGTCGCGGCGCTCGTCGCCGTCAACGCGGCGTTGCTGGCGGCCGGTGCCGGCCGCGGGGGCGGCGACCGCACCGCGGCGCGCGTCCGCGTCGGGCTCGTGTTCGACGTCGGCGGTCTCGGCGACCGGTCGTTCAACGACGCGGCGTACCGCGGTCTCGTCCGCGCGGCGCGCGAACTCGGCGTGCACGTCCAGACCATCGAGCCGGGCGACGGGTCGGACCGCGAGAGCGCGCTGCGCCAGTTCGCGTCGCAGGGCTACGACCTGGTCATCGGCGTCGGCTTCATCTTCACGGACGACATTCGGCGGCTCGCCGGCGAGTTTCCCGCGGTTCGGTTCGCGTGCGTCGACTACGCGATCGCGCCGGGCGATCCGCCGCCGCCGCCGAACCTGCTCGCGCTGCGGTTCCGCGAGCACGAGGGCGCGTTCGTCGTCGGCGCGATCGCCGGGCTCGAGACGCGCACGCGCGTCGTCGGGTTCGTCGGCGGCATGAACATCCCGCTGATCCGCAAATTCGAGGCGGGCTACACGGCGGGCGTGCGCCACGTGTGTCCCGACTGCCGCGTGTTGTCCGCCTACGCGGGCACCGATCCGAAGGCATTTGCCGACCCGGTCAAGGGCCGCGAGCTGGCGGACGCGCAGTATCAGCGCGGCGCCGACATCGTGTTCCACGCCAGCGGCAAGACCGGGGCCGGCGTGTTCCAGGCGGCGCGCGAACGCGGTCGCTTCGCGATCGGGGTCGACAGCGATCAGTTCCACGAGGCGCCGTGCTGTGTGCTCACGTCGATGGTCAAGAAGGTCGACGTGGCGGTCTACCGCGCGGTCGACGACGTCGTGCGCGGCCGGTTTCGCGGCGGCGTGCGCGAACTCGGCCTCGGCGACGACGGCGTCGGCTTCGTGTACGACGACAACAATCGCGATCGCATCTCCCCGGCGACGATCGAACGCGTGCGGCAGATCGAAGCGGACATCCGCGCCGGGCGGTTGGAGGTGCCGCACCGATGA